The sequence CCTCGGCTCTCGAGGGGAGGTGCTGGTCCTGCCCGCCGACGCTGTGATTCAGGTTGTCGGTGAAGCCTTCGTCTACGTCATGGATGGCGCGGTCGCACGCAAGAGGAAGGTCGTGATTGGCTACGATCGCGGCCCCTTCGTCGAGATCTCGTCGGGACTGAAGGGCGACGAAGAGATCGTCACGGGCGGGCGCGGGCTCGTGCGTGACGGCGCGGCGTGTGAGGTGGCCCGATGAAGCTGCGCCCTCTCGCGGCGCTGTGGCTCGTCGGGGCGCTGGCGACTGGCGCGGCGCGCGCCGAGACCTTGACGATCGAAGATGCGACACGCCTCGCCCAGGAACGATCGCCTCGGCGCCAGGAGGCACAAGCGCTCGTGGAGGGGGCTCGGGCGGCCGTCTCGGTCGCGCGCAGCGGGTACCTTCCGGACGCGAACCTCGCGGCGGTCGCGACGGCGGGCTTCGGCGGCTCGACCCAGCAGCTCGGGGTGCGCGGAATCATCAACTCGCCCTACACGCAGCACTTCGGAGCGGGCATCGAGGCGGGATGGACCGTCTACGACTTCGGGCGCACGTCCTCTCGCGTCGACGCAGCCCTCGCGAGGGTCGACTCGGCGACGGCATGGAAGGGCCTCACTGGGCGCGCGGCGGCGCTCGACGCCGCTCGGGCGTTCGGTGCTGCCTTGATGGCCGAAGAGGACGCGCGCGCGACGGCCGCAGCCGTCGGGTTTCGCTCCCGGGGCGCCGACGCCTCACGGACGCTCGCCAGGACCGGTCTGCGCCCCGAGATGGACGCCCTGCTCGCTGGCGCCCGCGCAGCGGAAGCCAAGGCGGCGCTGGCGATCGCGGAGGCTGAGGTCGGCGTGGCGCGCGCGACCCTCGGAGCGATGCTCGGTCGCCCTCTCTCCGCGGCGACGACCTTGAGCGCGCCCGAACCTAGGAAGAGTGACGTCGACCACGCGACCGTTTCGGCCGGCGCGGCCCCCCGCGATCCGCTTCATGACGTCGCCGCGGCGGAAGAGGCACGCGCCGCCGCGCTCGACAGGGCGGCCACCGCCGAGCACCTCCCGAGGCTCGTGGTGGCAGGCAGCGCCGGCTACGCCCGGCGCGTCGCGCCAGACGAGCCAGGCTACGTGGCGGCAGGCGCTGGCGTCGTGGTTCCGCTGTTCGCCTTCGTAGGAGAAGCGGCGCGCGCACGGGAGGCGGGGGCGTCCGCCCGGGGCGCCGCGGCGCGCGCTTCTCAGGCCGACGTCGAGCTCGCGATTCTCCTCGCCCGCGAGACCGCGTCGCTCCGCGCGTTCACGGCGGCGCGCGCGGCCGCGGACACGTCGATGGCCGCCGCCAAGACGGCGCTCGACGCCGCGGAGGCGCGCTACGCGGCGGGGCAGATCTCGTTCGCAGAGGCCGACGCGGCGCGTGACGCGTTCGTTCGGACGGAGAGCACCCGACGCCGCCTCGGCATCGAGGCTGCGCTCTCCCTCGCGCGCCTCCGCATCTGGTTGGCGCGATAGACTTGGGCTGACGACCGCCTCGGCGCCGAACCACCGCGCGGCTTCAGCGCGCGGCGAAGCGGCGCAGACGCGCGACGTTCGCTACGCGTGGAGCCCTCGGATTTTTGGTGTTCTACGCACACTCCCCAGACGCGCTACGGCGGACGCTCGCCAGCGCGCGCGCGCTCTGCACGGGGCGATTGTGGGTGGTCGTGGGTGCCGGCGGTCAACGAGACGTCGGCAAGCGTTCGGCGATGGGGCGCGCCGCGG comes from Myxococcales bacterium and encodes:
- a CDS encoding TolC family protein, which gives rise to MKLRPLAALWLVGALATGAARAETLTIEDATRLAQERSPRRQEAQALVEGARAAVSVARSGYLPDANLAAVATAGFGGSTQQLGVRGIINSPYTQHFGAGIEAGWTVYDFGRTSSRVDAALARVDSATAWKGLTGRAAALDAARAFGAALMAEEDARATAAAVGFRSRGADASRTLARTGLRPEMDALLAGARAAEAKAALAIAEAEVGVARATLGAMLGRPLSAATTLSAPEPRKSDVDHATVSAGAAPRDPLHDVAAAEEARAAALDRAATAEHLPRLVVAGSAGYARRVAPDEPGYVAAGAGVVVPLFAFVGEAARAREAGASARGAAARASQADVELAILLARETASLRAFTAARAAADTSMAAAKTALDAAEARYAAGQISFAEADAARDAFVRTESTRRRLGIEAALSLARLRIWLAR